The genome window TTGGGCGTCGAGCTGCCGGCTCCGGCCAAGCCATTGCTCGATTACATGTCGCGAAACTTTTCCCGGCCAGGCTTTCAGGAGAGCCTATCCTCCATAGAACAGGCAATGCGTTGAGGAGATGCCCATGAACTCAAGCCGTCCATACCTGATTCGATCGCTTTACGAGTGGATCGTAGATAACGATTGCACGCCTCATCTGCTGGTTAACGCTGACTACAAAGGCGTTCAGGTGCCCTCCGGTTATGCGAGTGACGGGCAGATCGTATTGAATGTTTCGCCCCAGGCCGTTCGTCATTTGTTGATGGATAATGATGCCGTCAGTTTCGAAGGGCGCTTTGGTGGCGTGCCACAAACCCTGTTTATTCCGGCAATGGCAGTCCTGGCGATTTATGCCAGAGAGAACGGTCAGGGTATGGTTTTCGAGCTGGAGCAGCCGGAAGTCGAGCAGGAAGTTTCTGCAGCTGATCAGGCTTCGCCAGAAGTGCAGCCGCCCAATCCGGGCGGGCGTCCGAGCCTGAAAGTGGTCAAGTAAATAAAAAGGCGACCCGAGGTCGCCTTTTTATTTACAGCCAGACTGTTTAGTTTAATTGGTGTATTCGAAGAGTTTGACGACCTTTTGTACGCCTGCAGCTCCTGAAACGACAGCTGTGGCGCTTGCGCCTTCCTGACGGGTCACTATGCCCATAAGGAAAACCACCCCGTTTTCGGTGATGACCTTTATGCGGGCGCTCGGGACTGTTGAGTCAGCGAGCATCAATGTCTTGATTTTAGAGGTGATCAAGGCGTCATTGCTGCGTACCAGCAGCGAGGTGGGCTCCATGATCTGCAGCTCGTTATGCACGGTGCGGACCCCGCGTACCGAGCGTGCGGCTTGCCCGGCACGATCCTTCAGCTCGGCTCTGGGAGTCTGCCCGGCTATCAGAATGACGCCGTTATAACTGCTGGTGACAATGTGCGAGGTCGGGCTGCTCAGGTCGGGCGCTGCATCACTGATGGCAGAATTCACATCCGGGTCGAGAAACTGGTCATCAATCTTGTTGCCCATGCTGCGGTTACTGCAGGCTCCAAGCAAAAGAGTCGAGGCGAGTGCTGCAACCAGAAGGCTATTGCGGGTCATTCTTCACTCCCAAATAGTTGATGGTCAATCAGGTCGCACAGGCAGTGAATTGCCAGCAGGTGAACTTCCTGGATGCGAGCAGTAACTTTTGACGGTACACGAATTTCGACATCTTCAGGCAGCAACAGGGAGGCCATGCCGCCGCCATCTCGGCCGGTCAGGGCGACGACCAGCATTTCCCGGTCGTGTGCGGCCTGGATCGCCTGAATGACGTTTGCTGAATTTCCGCTGGTGGAGATAGCCAGAAGAATGTCTCCCGGACGGCCGAGCGCACGAATCTGTTTCGAGAAGACTTCGTTATAGCTGTAATCGTTGGCGATCGAGGTAATCGTCGAACTGTCAGTGGTAAGTGCAATTGCCGGTAGGCTGGGGCGCTCGCGCTCGAAGCGATTAAGCAGTTCCGAGGAAAAGTGCTGGGCGTCACCAGCCGAACCACCATTGCCACAGGTGAGAATTTTTCCTTCATTGAGCAGCGCATTTACCATCAGCAGGCTTGCCTCGGCGATGCTTGGTGGTAGTGAATCGATAGCCAGCTGTTTGGTTTCTATGCTGGCCTGGAAAAGCTGTCGAATGCGAGATTGCATTTCCATCGGGTTTAACCTTTCTAAGTTATGTATTCGGCATCGGTCAGGCTGCCTCAGTGCTTGCCTGTCTGCGTAGTTCCTTTAGCCAGCAAGTAAAACATTGCCCTTGTTCAGCTTTCAAATGCGCTTTTCAGCCAGTTCAGCTGTGGTGAGTCCGGCTGTTTGCCCGGCTCGATGGCGATGACATCAAACCGGCAGGGTGACTTGCTCCAGCGCGGCTCGCTTTGTAAATACTGTTGTGCAGCCAGTATCAGTTTGCCACGTTTACGCATGTCCACGCTTTCCAGGGCGCCTCCCCAGGCCGCGTGCTTGCGAAACCGCACCTCGACAAATACCAGGGTATTCCCTTCGAGCATTATCAGATCCAGCTCGCCACGCTTGCAGCGCCAGTTCTGTGCGACAAGCGTAAGGCCGTTTTGTTCCAGATGCTGGCGGGCAAGCTTCTCTGCTGTTTGCCCGCTGTGCTGGCTAATCCCCATCAGAGTGGCTGGACAAATCCATCACGAAACTCGGCCCATGGCAACTGGCGAACCACCCGTTGTGTCGGGCTCAGGCTGAGCAGGCCGGAGAGTCCCTGGGTATTGCTGTCAGGCAGCGCTTTCAGCTGGGCCAGATACGAGGTCAGCAGGTAGGCATCGTTGCCCATGGCGAACAGGCGACCCATGCTGCCCGCTGCTTGCGGCCATTGTGCAATTACCTGCTGTTGCAGGGGGGCCGAAGTATTCAGCAGCCAGGGGGTTTCACAGAAGAGGATGCCGTTCAGGTCTGCGGGTTGTGGCTGGTTGATCGAACCGCCAAGCAGGTGCGAGGTGGCATATACCGGCACGTCACCGGCGTACTGGAAGGCAAGGGTGGGCTTGATCTGTTGTGCCTGTTGCGGTGTGGCGGCGAGGAAAATGAAGTCAATGTCCTGGCGGCGCGCCGGTTGTGAGGCAATATCGACACCCAGTAGTGATTTCAGGCGTTTGGCGCGTGCTTCGCTGTCGCGCAGTTGAAACAGGCTGGCTATTTGCTGGGCCAGCTCGACCGGCTGTTCGACATGCTCAGCTGCGATCAGGCTGCCGCCTTCTGCCAGCCAGCTCTGCTGGAAAGCTGCCAGTGTTCTGTCACCCCACTCGCCGCGAGGTACCAGTGCTACAGCGCGACGCATGCCGTCAGCCCATGCACGGCGTGCCACTTCGCGTGCTTCGTCTTCGGCAGAAAGCCCGAATTGAAACAGTTGGGGCGGGCCGGGTTCTGTTGTATCGCTATAGTTCAGTGCCAGAGTTGTGATCGGCAGCTGGGATTGGGCGTTAAGCTGCCTGACCAGTGGTTTTTCCAGCGGGCCAACCACAAGGTCAATGCCATCCAGCTTGGCCTGCTGGTAGAACTGATCCATCGAGGTCAGCTGGCTGCTGTCATAGAGAATGATTTCCGGAGCCGAGGCGCCGCTCGCCAGCGTCTGGTAATAGGCAGCCATGAAACCGTTGCGCAGGGCTTCAGCCACCGAGGCCAGCTGGCCTTGCTGAGGCAGCAGCAGGCCTACCTTGTTAGGTGACTGACTGGCCAGTGCCTTGATCTCGGTCAGCGGCTTGGGCAGCTTGAGTGCTGCCGGGTGTTGCGGGTTTTTGTTGCGCCAGTCGTCGATAGCCGCTTGTTGTTGCTCCAGGCTGCTGGCGCTGCGGGAAATTTGTGCCAGCGCAAGCCATCCGGACAGATCGGCATCGTTGCCGGCTTGCAACTGATCATTGGGCAGGCTGGCGACCAGCTCCCAGATCATCTCGTGATTACTGCTTGCCGTATCCCCGCTGAGCAGGGGTGCAATGAACACGCGCTCGCGCGCAGCGGCCAGAGTCTGGTTGTCGGCCTGGAGGGCTTCCGCACGCACCAGCGAGCTGCGCACCTGCTGCTTGACGGGTAGCTGTGCGAGGTACTGAAAGCTGGGGTGGTTCAGGTCATTGAGCGCGCTCTTGGGTTTGTTGCGATGCAGCGCCAGTTCGGCCTGCAGGGTTTGTGCGTAGACCTGTTGCGCCGGCTGCAGGCTTTGCAGGGGGACTTGCTGGAGGATGCTGCTGGACCGCATGAAATCCTGTTGCTGATAGGCAAGATCTGCAGCAGAAAGGCGCAGCGCATTGGCTTCTTCGGGATCGCTGTCGTTGGCTTCTTCAAGCATTTGCTCGATGCTGGCGTCAGGAGCGCTCGGCAGCTCGCCAATGGAGCCACCCTGCTTGCTGGCGCAGGCAGCCAGCAAGCAGGCCATGAAAAGTACTGTGAGTGGGCGCAGGCAGACGTTCATTGAGCTATTCCGATACTCGGTTCAAGAGTCCGCGATTGTACCCAAGCCCTGCCCATGGTGCGATCTTGCCGTACCAGTTATGACTACAATGGCGAAATTATTTGCATTCCGGAGGTTTCCGTTGAAGGTCCCAGAGCTACCTACCCAGTCCAGCGGTACGCTTTATGTGGTCGCCACACCAATAGGAAATCTGGAAGATATCAGTGCCAGGGCCCTGCGCATCCTGGCCGAGGTGGCCTTGATCGCCGCCGAAGACACCCGTCATTCCGCACGTCTGCTCCAGCATTTTGGTATTGCCACGCCGTTGCAGGCCTGCCATGAGCATAACGAGCGCGAACAGGGTGGACGCTTCATCGGCCGGCTGCAGGCGGGAGATGATGTGGCGCTGATTTCTGATGCCGGTACCCCGCTGATCTCGGATCCGGGCTATCATCTGGTGCGCCAGGCGCGGGCTATGGGCATCCGGGTGGTGCCGGTTCCGGGCGCCTGTGCGCTGATCGCTGCACTGTCAGCGGCAGGCTTGCCATCCGACCGGTTTATCTTCGAGGGATTCCTGCCGGCGAAAATGGCCGCACGGCGTGCGCGTCTGGAGTTGTTGCGTGAAGAGCCTCGCACGTTGATTTTCTATGAGGCACCCCATCGCATTCTTGAATGTATCGAGGATATGCGCCTGGTCTTCGGTGCCGAACGGCTGGCCTTGCTGGGGCGCGAGTTGACCAAGACTTTCGAGACGCTCAAGAGTCTGCCCCTGGGCGAGCTGTATGACTGGGTTGCGGCGGACAGCAATCAGCAGCGTGGCGAATGTGTGCTGCTGGTGGCTGGCTGGGAGGCTCCGGCGGGGGACGAGCAGGTGAGTGCAGGGGTTATGCGTGTGCTTGACCTGCTGCTGGCGGAACTGCCGCTCAAGCGAGCAGCTGCGCTGGCGGCCGAGATTACCGGGGTACGCAAGAATCTGCTTTATCAGCAGGCGCTGGAGCGGCAGAAGGGCGCTTGAGCTTGTTCTCTGGCTGGCAGGTGGTTAACCTTGCCGGCGGAGAGTCGATCGGACAGTCGCTGCCTTCGCAAGAAGGGGGAGGAAAGTCCGGGCTCCATAGGGCAGAGCGCCAGGTAACGCCTGGGAGGCGTGAGCCTACGGAAAGTGCCACAGAAAATAACCGCCTAAGCACGCAAGTGCCGGTAAGGGTGAAAAGGTGCGGTAAGAGCGCACCGCGCGGCTGGTAACAGTCCGTGGCTAGGCAAACCCCGCTCGGAGCAAGACCAAATAGGGTTCCATTGGCGTGGCCCGCGCTGGAACCGGGTAGGTTGCTAAAGGCGTGCAGTGATGTACGTCGTAGAGGAATGACTGTCCTCGACAGAACCCGGCTTACAGATCGACTCTCCTCTTTTTACTTCCAGCCTGCGCGAAATTCTCCCAGGTAATACCAAAAAATTCTTACTCTTCATAAATCACTTTAACTTCGTGATTCATGGCGCTGTGTTCGCTTGTTTTTGGTTAATTTTCATCCGTCAAAAGACTGCATATCCTTCCGCTTTCGCAGCTAAATCACCGCCCCGTAAGGATTTTTCCCTATTTGCGCGCCTTGACGGTGGGTGCTCTGCGTTCCTATAGTGTGCACAAGTGGTAGAAAGTGGGTTGAAGTGGTTTTTTATGGCTAGGAAAGCCGATTAATAAGGGGAAATGCAGCAGTGTTTCGTGGAGCCAACGCCATCAGTCTCGACGCCAAAGGGCGCCTCGCGATGCCAAGCCGGTATCGTGAAGAGCTTGTTGCGCGTTGTGCCGGCCAGCTCATCGTGACCATTGACGCGATTGACCCCTGTTTGTGTGTTTATCCCCTGGCCGAGTGGGAGCTGATCGAAGCCAAGCTGCGCGAACTGCCTTCCCTGCGCGAAGAGAGCCGTCGCCTGCAGCGCCTGCTGATCGGTAACGCCGTGGATATCGAGCTGGATGGCAATGGCCGCTTCCTGGTGCCGCCGCGTCTGCGCGAATATGCCCGGCTGGACAAGCACGCGATGCTGGTGGGCCAGTTGAACAAGTTTCAATTGTGGGACGAAGCTGCCTGGAACGCGATTGCGGATGCGGACCTGGCGGCAATCAAGCAATCCGGCAGCCTGCCGGAAGAACTTCGCGATCTGATCCTGTGATTATGACCACTGCCTATAACCATGTGACCGTATTGCTGGACGAGGCTGTAACTGCCTTGGCGGTGCGTCCGGCTGGCTGTTACGTGGATGGCACCTTTGGTCGTGGCGGGCATAGCCGGTTGATTCTCCAGCAATTGGGGGGTGACGGCAGGCTGCTTGGCTTTGACAAGGACCCTCTGGCGATTGCCGAGGGACAAAAGCTGGCGGCCGAAGATGGCCGCTTTGTCGTTGTGCAGCGCAGCTTTGCCGAGATGGCCGAAGTTCTGGCCGAGCGGGATCTGGCCGGCAAAGTGGACGGCATTCTGCTGGATCTCGGGGTGTCGTCTCCGCAGCTGGATGATCCCGAGCGCGGCTTCAGTTTCATGCAGGACGGTCCGCTGGACATGCGCATGGATCCGTCGCGCGGAGTGAGCGCTGCCCAGTGGATCAATACGGCTGCTGAAGAAGACATCGCCCGCGCCTTCAAGGAGTACGGCGAGGAGCGCTTTTCCCGGCGCATGGCGCGTGCCGTGGTGTTGCGGCGTGCCGAGCAGCCTTTCGAGCGTACGGCCGATCTGGCCAAGGTGCTTACTGTTGCCAATCCGGCCTGGGAGAAAGGCAAGAATCCGGCAACCCGCGCATTTCAGGGGCTGCGAATCCAGGTCAATGGCGAGCTGGAAGACCTGCAAAGCGGTTTGCAGGCGGCGCTGGAGGTGCTGGCAGTCGGCGGGCGGCTGGTAGTGATCAGCTTCCACTCGCTGGAAGATCGCATGGTCAAGCAGTTTATGCGCGTGCAGGCCAAAGGCGAGGCCGACCGCTTGCCGCGCAACCTGCCGGTCATCCCGAAAGTGTTCGAGCCGCGCCTGAAGCTGATGGGTAAGCCGCAGTTTGCCAGTGACGCAGAAACCCGTGCCAACCCTCGTTCGCGCAGTGCGGTGATGCGTGTTGCGGAGAAACTGAGATGAAGCGCAATCAGGCCAAGCCATTGCCAGCCGGGAGCTTGCTGTTGCTGTTGCTGTTTATTGGCGTGCTGGGCTCGGCGCTGGCGGTTTCCTACAGCGCCCATGTGCATCGCCAGTTGCTCAATGGTCTGTTTGACGAGTTGAACGCGCGTGACAAGTTGCAAGCCGAGTGGGGCCGTCTGATCCTTGAGCAGAGTACCTGGACTGCCCATAGCCGGATTGAGAATCTGGCAGTTGCGCAGCTGCACATGCGTATCCCCGAGCCGGCCGAAGTGCAGTTGGTGAAGCCATGATTCGTCTCGAAGGCGCGGTCTATCCATGGCGCTTCCGCATCGTGCTGGTGCTGCTGGGGCTGATGGTGTGTGCCATAGCCTGGCGGATCGTCGATCTGCAGGTGATCGACCGGGAGTTCCTGCAGGGCCAGGGTGATGCGCGCAGCGTACGGCACATGCCGATTCCGGCCCATCGCGGTCTGATCACCGACCGCAATGGTGAGCCGCTGGCTGTCAGTACGCCGGTAATTACCTTGTGGATCAATCCGCAGGAACTGGCTGCGGTCGAGTCGCGCTGGCCGGAGCTGGCCAACGCCGTGGGCCAGAACCCGGCCGATTTGAGTGCCCGTCTGCGGGCGAACAAGGACCGCGAATTCTTGTACCTGGCCCGGGGGCTGATTCCCGAGCAGGGCCAGCAGGTGCTGGATCTGAAGATTCCCGGCGTGTATGGCGTCGAGGAATTCCGCCGTTTTTATCCGGCAGGTGAGGTAACCGCGCAAGTGGTCGGCTTTACCGACGTGGATGACCACGGCCGTGAGGGCGTTGAGCTGGCCTTCGATCAATGGCTGGCCGGTGTACCCGGCAAGCGCCAGGTGCTCAAGGATCGGCGCGGCCGCATGATCAAGGATGTGCAGGTCACGAAAAATGCCAAGCCGGGCAAGACGCTGGCGCTGTCGATTGACCTGCGCCTGCAATACATGGCCCATCGCGAGTTGCGTAACGCCCTGATCGAGAACGGTGCCAAGGCCGGCAGTCTGGTGATCATGGACGTGAAAACCGGTGAAGTGCTGGCCATGGTCAACCAGCCTACCTACAACCCGAACAACCGCAGCAATCTGGATCCGCAGGCCATGCGCAATCGGGCGCTGATTGATGTGTTCGAGCCGGGCTCCACGGTCAAGCCGCTGTCGATGAGCGCGGCCCTGCAGAGCGGTCGCTGGAAGCCTTCGGATACGGTGGATGTGTGGCCGGGTTCGCTGCGCATCGGTCGCTACACCATCAAGGATGTTTCCAAGACCGAAGGGCGGACGCTGGATCTGACCGGCATCCTGATCAATTCGAGCAACGTCGGCATGAGCAAGGTCGCCTTCGATATTGGCGGCGAGACTATCTACAAGCTGATGCAGCAACTGGGACTCGGCCAGGATACCGGGCTGGGCTTTCCCGGCGAGCGTCTTGGCAACCTGCCCAACCACCGCAAGTGGCCGCAGGCGGAAACTGCCACCCTGTCTTATGGCTATGGCTTGTCGGTGACCGCGGTGCAGCTGGTGCATGCCTATGCCGTGCTGGCCAACAACGGCCGCAGCGTGCCGATGACCATGACCCGTGCCGATGTACAGCCAGCCGGCGCACAGGTGATGTCCGAAGATGTGGCAAAAACCATGCAGGGCATGTTGCAGCAGGTGATCGAAGCGCCGCGCGGTGTGTTCCGTGCGCAAGTGCCCGGTTATCACGTCTCGGGCAAGAGCGGCACCGCGCGGAAAAACAGCGTGGGCAGCAAGGGCTACCGGGAAAATGCCTATCGCTCCCTGTTTGCCGGCTTTGCGCCGAGTAGCAATCCGCGCTATGCCATGCTGGTGGTGATCGACGAACCGAGCAAGGCTGGTTATTACGGTGGTCTGGTTTCGGCGCCGGTGTTCAGCCGGGTGATGTCGAGCGTATTGCGTCTGATGAATGTGGCTCCGGACAACCTTCCGGAAGTGCCTGAGCCGGCCCCGGCCCCGGCCCCGGCCCAGGCAGCCGTGCAGCAGCCCGTCAGTGGAGGGCGCATCTGATGCCTATGCCACTTAACCAGCTGCTGCCGCAGGCAGAAACTTCGGTGCTGATTCGCGAGCTGACACTGGATAGCCGCAAAGTGCTGCCCGGCGACATGTTTCTGGCCATACCCGGCGCCCAACAGGATGCCCGCGATCATATTGCCGATGCTGTTGCACGCGGTGCGGCAGCAGTGGTTTACGAAGCCGAAGGTGCGCCGTTTGCACTGGCCAATCCCGGCGTAGCGCTGATTCCGCTCAAAGGGCTGTCGGCCCAGTTGTCAGCGATTGCCGGCCGCTTCTACGGCGAGCCGAGCCGGGCCATGCATCTGGTCGGCGTGACCGGCACCAACGGCAAGACCAGCGTGACGCAGTTACTGGCACAGGCGCTGGATCTGCTGGGCGAGCCTTGCGGCATTGTTGGCACGCTGGGCTGCGGCTTTCATGGTGCCTTGCAGGCAGGGCGGCATACCACGCCGGATGCACTGGCTGTGCAGGCCATGCTGGCCCGGTTGAAACAGACCGGCGCCCGGGCGGTGGCCATGGAAGTGTCCTCACACGGCCTGGATCAGGATCGTGTTGCAGCGCTGGATTTTGATGTGGCGGTGTTCACCAATCTGACCCGCGACCACCTTGACTACCACGGCTCCATGGATAGCTATGCCGCAGCCAAGGCGCGGCTGTTTGCCTGGCCGCAGCTCAAGTGCCGGGTAATCAATCTGGATGATGCCTTCGGTCGCGATCTGGCGAAACAGCGCCTGCCTTCGCGCTTGATCGGCTATAGCCTGGATAACCCGAGAGCAGATCTCTATTGCCTGGACGCACAGTTCAGTGACCAGGGAATTCAGGCCCGCATAGTCACCCCGCAAGGGGATGGTTTGCTGCGCAGTTCGTTGATCGGGCTGTTCAATCTGAGCAATCTGCTGGCTGCCATCGGTGCACTGATGGCACTGGGTTATCCGCAAGACGAGATTCTCGCGGTGATTCCCCGCCTGCAAGGCCCGGCAGGGCGCATGCAGCGTCTGGGTGGCGAGCAACAGCCGCTGGTGGTGGTGGATTACGCCCATACCCCGGATGCACTGGAAAAAGTGCTTGCCGCACTGCGCCCGCAAGTCAGCGGCGAACTGTTGTGTCTGTTCGGTTGCGGTGGTGACCGTGACCGTGGCAAGCGTGCGCTGATGGCCGAAGTCGCCGAGCGGCTGGCCGACCGTGTGCTGGTCACCGATGACAATCCGCGCAGCGAAGATCCGGCGCAGATATTCAGCGATATACGTGCCGGTTTTGTCCATCCGGAGCGGGTTACCTTCAAGCATGGCCGTGATCAGGCCATCAGCAGCCTGATTGCCGCTGCCAAAGCCGGTGATGTGCTGGTGCTGGCCGGCAAAGGCCATGAGGACTATCAGGAAATCAATGGTCAGCGCCTGCCGTTTTCCGACTTGCAGGAAGCTGCCAGGGCGTTGGCTGCGCGGGAGGTGCCGCATGCTTAAGGCGCTGACCCTGAGTGAAATCGCGGCGCCGCTGGGCGGTCGTCTGCTGGGTGCCGATGCGCAGTTTGCTGCGGTCTGCACCGACAGCCGGCAGATCGTGCCGGGACAGCTGTTCATTGCCCTGAGCGGGCCGAATTTCGATGGCCATGACTACCTGGCGGATGTGGCGGCCAAAGGTGCGGTGGCGGCACTGGTCGAGCGGGCGGTAGCAAACTGCCAGCTGCCACAGTTGCTGGTAGCCGATACCCGTCTGGCGCTGGGTCAGCTCGGTGCGCTTAATCGTCAGGCTTATCAGGGCCCGCTGGTCGCAATCACCGGTTCCAGTGGCAAGACCACGGTCAAGGAAATGCTCGCCAGTATCCTGCGTGCCGGACTGGGCGGAGAGGTACTGGCTACCCGCGGCAACCTGAACAACGATCTGGGTGCACCCTTGACCCTGCTCGAACTGGGCGCGCAGCACGTGGCGGCAGTGATCGAGCTGGGTGCCAATCATCTCGGCGAGATTGCCTATACCGTCGGCCTGACCCGTCCGCAGGTGGCGATCCTGAACAATGCCGGCAGCGCCCATGTGGGCGAATTCGGTGGCCCGGAAAAGATCGTTGAGGCCAAGGGCGAGATCATCGATGGTCTGGCTGCTGACGGTGTGGCGGTGCTGAATCGGGACGACAAGGCCTTCGGCATCTGGCAACAACGCGCCGGCGGCAGAAAGGTCCTGAGCTTTGCCTTGCGCAATCCGGCGGCAGACTTTTCTGCCCGTGACATCCAGCAGGATGCGCGTGGCTGCCCGGCCTTTACCCTGCAGGGTCTGGCGGGCGAGGCACGCATCCAGCTGAACCTGCTCGGTGAGCACAATGTGGCCAATGCCCTGGCCGCCTGTGCGGCTGCCCATGCACTGCAGGTGCCGCTGGTCGGAATCCGTCAGGGGCTGGAAAGCCTGCAGCCGGTCAAGGGCCGCGGCGTAGCGCGGTTGGCGGCCAGTGGCATGCGGGTTATCGACGATACCTACAATGCCAACCCGGTTTCGATGTGTGCCGCGGTTGATATACTCGCCGCCTTCTCCGGCCGCACCGTTCTGGTGTTGGGAGACATGGGCGAGCTGGGCGAGTGGGCCGAGCAGGGGCATCGCGAAGTCGGTGAATATGCCGCCGGCAAAGTCAGTGCGCTATATGCCGTTGGTCCGCTGATGCGCCATGCCGTGGCCGCGTTCGGCGGCAGCGGCCGTCATTTCGCCGATCAGGCCAGCCTGATCGACGCTTTGACCGAAGAGCAGGGACCCTCAACCACGCTATTGATCAAAGGCTCGCGCAGTGCGGCCATGGACAAGGTCGTCGCTGCACTTTGCGCAACCACTGAGGAGTCTCACTAATGCTGCTGCTGCTAGCGGAGTATCTGCAACAGTTCTACAAGGGCTTCGGGGTCTTCCAGTACCTGACCCTGCGCGGCATCCTTGGCGTGCTGACGGCATTGGCACTGTCGCTGTGGCTGGGTCCGTGGATGATCCGCACCCTGCAGATCCGCCAGATCGGCCAGGCGGTACGCAATGACGGGCCGCAATCGCATCTGTCGAAGAAGGGCACACCGACCATGGGCGGTGCGCTGATTATCTCGGCAATCGCCATCAGCACGCTGCTCTGGGCTGACCTGAGCAACCGCTATGTGTGGGTGGTGCTGGCTGTCA of Pseudomonas pohangensis contains these proteins:
- a CDS encoding ClpXP protease specificity-enhancing factor yields the protein MNSSRPYLIRSLYEWIVDNDCTPHLLVNADYKGVQVPSGYASDGQIVLNVSPQAVRHLLMDNDAVSFEGRFGGVPQTLFIPAMAVLAIYARENGQGMVFELEQPEVEQEVSAADQASPEVQPPNPGGRPSLKVVK
- a CDS encoding BON domain-containing protein; this translates as MTRNSLLVAALASTLLLGACSNRSMGNKIDDQFLDPDVNSAISDAAPDLSSPTSHIVTSSYNGVILIAGQTPRAELKDRAGQAARSVRGVRTVHNELQIMEPTSLLVRSNDALITSKIKTLMLADSTVPSARIKVITENGVVFLMGIVTRQEGASATAVVSGAAGVQKVVKLFEYTN
- a CDS encoding phosphoheptose isomerase, with product MEMQSRIRQLFQASIETKQLAIDSLPPSIAEASLLMVNALLNEGKILTCGNGGSAGDAQHFSSELLNRFERERPSLPAIALTTDSSTITSIANDYSYNEVFSKQIRALGRPGDILLAISTSGNSANVIQAIQAAHDREMLVVALTGRDGGGMASLLLPEDVEIRVPSKVTARIQEVHLLAIHCLCDLIDHQLFGSEE
- a CDS encoding YraN family protein; amino-acid sequence: MGISQHSGQTAEKLARQHLEQNGLTLVAQNWRCKRGELDLIMLEGNTLVFVEVRFRKHAAWGGALESVDMRKRGKLILAAQQYLQSEPRWSKSPCRFDVIAIEPGKQPDSPQLNWLKSAFES
- a CDS encoding penicillin-binding protein activator, translated to MNVCLRPLTVLFMACLLAACASKQGGSIGELPSAPDASIEQMLEEANDSDPEEANALRLSAADLAYQQQDFMRSSSILQQVPLQSLQPAQQVYAQTLQAELALHRNKPKSALNDLNHPSFQYLAQLPVKQQVRSSLVRAEALQADNQTLAAARERVFIAPLLSGDTASSNHEMIWELVASLPNDQLQAGNDADLSGWLALAQISRSASSLEQQQAAIDDWRNKNPQHPAALKLPKPLTEIKALASQSPNKVGLLLPQQGQLASVAEALRNGFMAAYYQTLASGASAPEIILYDSSQLTSMDQFYQQAKLDGIDLVVGPLEKPLVRQLNAQSQLPITTLALNYSDTTEPGPPQLFQFGLSAEDEAREVARRAWADGMRRAVALVPRGEWGDRTLAAFQQSWLAEGGSLIAAEHVEQPVELAQQIASLFQLRDSEARAKRLKSLLGVDIASQPARRQDIDFIFLAATPQQAQQIKPTLAFQYAGDVPVYATSHLLGGSINQPQPADLNGILFCETPWLLNTSAPLQQQVIAQWPQAAGSMGRLFAMGNDAYLLTSYLAQLKALPDSNTQGLSGLLSLSPTQRVVRQLPWAEFRDGFVQPL
- the rsmI gene encoding 16S rRNA (cytidine(1402)-2'-O)-methyltransferase, with the translated sequence MKVPELPTQSSGTLYVVATPIGNLEDISARALRILAEVALIAAEDTRHSARLLQHFGIATPLQACHEHNEREQGGRFIGRLQAGDDVALISDAGTPLISDPGYHLVRQARAMGIRVVPVPGACALIAALSAAGLPSDRFIFEGFLPAKMAARRARLELLREEPRTLIFYEAPHRILECIEDMRLVFGAERLALLGRELTKTFETLKSLPLGELYDWVAADSNQQRGECVLLVAGWEAPAGDEQVSAGVMRVLDLLLAELPLKRAAALAAEITGVRKNLLYQQALERQKGA
- the mraZ gene encoding division/cell wall cluster transcriptional repressor MraZ, with the protein product MFRGANAISLDAKGRLAMPSRYREELVARCAGQLIVTIDAIDPCLCVYPLAEWELIEAKLRELPSLREESRRLQRLLIGNAVDIELDGNGRFLVPPRLREYARLDKHAMLVGQLNKFQLWDEAAWNAIADADLAAIKQSGSLPEELRDLIL
- the rsmH gene encoding 16S rRNA (cytosine(1402)-N(4))-methyltransferase RsmH; the encoded protein is MTTAYNHVTVLLDEAVTALAVRPAGCYVDGTFGRGGHSRLILQQLGGDGRLLGFDKDPLAIAEGQKLAAEDGRFVVVQRSFAEMAEVLAERDLAGKVDGILLDLGVSSPQLDDPERGFSFMQDGPLDMRMDPSRGVSAAQWINTAAEEDIARAFKEYGEERFSRRMARAVVLRRAEQPFERTADLAKVLTVANPAWEKGKNPATRAFQGLRIQVNGELEDLQSGLQAALEVLAVGGRLVVISFHSLEDRMVKQFMRVQAKGEADRLPRNLPVIPKVFEPRLKLMGKPQFASDAETRANPRSRSAVMRVAEKLR
- the ftsL gene encoding cell division protein FtsL, giving the protein MKRNQAKPLPAGSLLLLLLFIGVLGSALAVSYSAHVHRQLLNGLFDELNARDKLQAEWGRLILEQSTWTAHSRIENLAVAQLHMRIPEPAEVQLVKP
- a CDS encoding peptidoglycan D,D-transpeptidase FtsI family protein, producing MIRLEGAVYPWRFRIVLVLLGLMVCAIAWRIVDLQVIDREFLQGQGDARSVRHMPIPAHRGLITDRNGEPLAVSTPVITLWINPQELAAVESRWPELANAVGQNPADLSARLRANKDREFLYLARGLIPEQGQQVLDLKIPGVYGVEEFRRFYPAGEVTAQVVGFTDVDDHGREGVELAFDQWLAGVPGKRQVLKDRRGRMIKDVQVTKNAKPGKTLALSIDLRLQYMAHRELRNALIENGAKAGSLVIMDVKTGEVLAMVNQPTYNPNNRSNLDPQAMRNRALIDVFEPGSTVKPLSMSAALQSGRWKPSDTVDVWPGSLRIGRYTIKDVSKTEGRTLDLTGILINSSNVGMSKVAFDIGGETIYKLMQQLGLGQDTGLGFPGERLGNLPNHRKWPQAETATLSYGYGLSVTAVQLVHAYAVLANNGRSVPMTMTRADVQPAGAQVMSEDVAKTMQGMLQQVIEAPRGVFRAQVPGYHVSGKSGTARKNSVGSKGYRENAYRSLFAGFAPSSNPRYAMLVVIDEPSKAGYYGGLVSAPVFSRVMSSVLRLMNVAPDNLPEVPEPAPAPAPAQAAVQQPVSGGRI